From the Anopheles coustani chromosome X, idAnoCousDA_361_x.2, whole genome shotgun sequence genome, one window contains:
- the LOC131269233 gene encoding migration and invasion enhancer 1: protein MPQTLVEIEYCNICNSKPQCLELASIIRERIPDAEVVCRSGRRGSFEVQINDTLVHSKLSSLAFPDYEQVVKNVQNAKEGRPVHTVAQQPITDCVVQ, encoded by the exons ATGCCGCAAACACTGGTTGAAATTGAATATTG TAACATCTGCAATTCGAAGCCACAGTGTCTAGAGCTCGCAAGCATCATTCGTGAGCGAATACCAGATGCGGAAGTCGTTTGCCGTTCCGGAAGACGGGGCTCGTTTGAAGTGCAGATAAACGATACATTGGTGCACTCGAAGCTTAGCTCGCTCGCTTTCCCAGACTATGAGCAGGTTGTGAAAAACGTTCAGAACGCCAAAGAAGGTCGTCCAGTGCATACTGTTGCCCAGCAACCAATCACCGATTGCGTAGTACAGTAA